The following proteins are encoded in a genomic region of Lutra lutra chromosome 16, mLutLut1.2, whole genome shotgun sequence:
- the ALOX15B gene encoding polyunsaturated fatty acid lipoxygenase ALOX15B: MAEFSVRVSTGDAIGAGTWNKIAVSIVGTRGETPPLRLDHPGKEFSAGAVEDFQVESPQDVGPVLLLRVHKAPLLLSARVGAVARDAWFCRWIQLSPPRGAPLRFPCYQWLEGAGSLALRAGAAKVSWADDHPILRQQRKEELQARQDSYHWKTYSPGWPRCLDEKSVKDLDLNIKYSVIKNSCFYLKVSSAFTELKLKGLLDRKGLWKSLRDMRTMLNFHKTPATEYVVKHWQEDAFFASQFLNGLNPVLIRRCRHLPENFPVTDDMVAPVLGPGTSLQAELERGSLFLVDHGILSSVHTNVVNGKPQFSAAPMTLLYQRPGGGPLLPLAIQLSRSPGPDSPIFLPGDNKWDWLLAKTWVRNAEFSVHEAVTHLLHAHLLPEVFTMATLRQLPHCHPLFKLLIPHTRYTLHINTLARELLIAPGQVVDRSTGIGVRGFSELIQRNMQQLSYSVLCLPEDIRARGVEDIPNYYYRDDGLKIWGAVESFVSEIIHIYYPSDTAVQDDPELQAWVREIFSEGFLGRESSGVPSALETREALVQYVTMVIFNSSAKHYAVSAGQFDSCIWMPNLPPTMQLPPPTSKGQTRPEGFLATLPPVNVTCDIIIALWLLSQEPGDQRPLGTYPDEHFTEEAPRRSIAAFQNRLAQISREIRERNQGLELPYTYLDPPLIENSVSI; the protein is encoded by the exons ATGGCCGAGTTCAGCGTGAGAGTGTCCACCGGAGACGCCATCGGGGCTGGCACGTGGAACAAAATAGCTGTCAGCATCGTGGGGACCCGGGGAGAGACCCCCCCACTGCGCCTGGACCACCCGGGCAAGGAGTTCAGCGCGGGCGCC GTGGAGGACTTCCAGGTGGAGTCCCCCCAGGACGTGGGTCCCGTGCTGCTGCTGCGCGTGCACAAGGCGCCCCTGCTGCTGTCCGCCCGGGTCGGCGCGGTGGCCCGCGACGCCTGGTTCTGCCGCTGGATCCAGCTCTCGCCGCCGCGGGGCGCGCCCCTGCGCTTCCCCTGCTACCAGTGGCTGGAGGGCGCTGGGAGCCTGGCGCTGCGCGCGGGGGCCG CCAAGGTCTCCTGGGCCGATGACCACCCCATCCTCCGGCAGCAGCGCAAGGAAGAGCTACAGGCCAGGCAGGACTCGTACCA ctgGAAGACTTACAGCCCGGGCTGGCCCCGCTGTCTGGATGAGAAATCCGTAAAAGATCTGGATCTCAACATCAAATACTCGGTCATAAAGAATTCCTGTTTCTACCTGAAAGTCAGCTCTGC GTTTACAGAGCTGAAACTCAAGGGGTTGCTGGACCGCAAAGGGCTCTGGAAAAGTCTGAGGGATATGAGAACGATGTTGAACTTCCACAAGACCCCGGCCACCG AGTACGTGGTCAAGCACTGGCAAGAGGATGCCTTCTTCGCCTCCCAGTTCCTGAACGGCCTTAACCCTGTTCTGATCCGCCGCTGTCGCCACCTCCCAGAGAACTTCCCCGTCACGGATGACATGGTGGCCCCCGTGCTGGGCCCTGGGACCAGTCTGCAGGCTGAGCTGGAG AGGGGCTCCCTGTTCCTGGTGGATCATGGCATCCTCTCCAGCGTCCACACCAACGTTGTGAACGGGAAGCCTCAGTTCTCTGCCGCCCCGATGACCCTGTTGTACCAGCGCCCCGGGGGAGGGCCGCTGCTGCCCCTCGCCATCCAG CTCAGCCGGAGCCCGGGACCAGACAGCCCCATCTTCCTGCCCGGCGACAACAAGTGGGACTGGCTGCTGGCTAAGACATGGGTGCGGAACGCCGAGTTCTCCGTGCACGAGGCGGTCACGCACCTGCTACACGCACACCTGCTGCCTGAGGTTTTCACCATGGCCACGCTCCGCCAGCTACCCCACTGCCACCCACTCTTCAAG CTGTTGATCCCACATACTCGGTACACCTTGCATATCAACACTCTTGCCCGCGAGCTGCTCATCGCCCCGGGGCAGGTGGTGGACCGG TCCACAGGCATCGGTGTCAGGGGCTTCTCGGAGCTGATACAGAGGAATATGCAACAGCTGAGCTATTCCGTCCTGTGTCTGCCCGAGGACATCCGGGCCCGAGGCGTCGAAGACATCCCCAATTACTACTACCGCGATGACGGGTTGAAGATTTGGGGGGCAGTGGAGAG CTTTGTCTCCGAAATAATCCACATCTACTACCCGAGTGACACAGCCGTGCAAGATGACCCTGAACTCCAGGCCTGGGTGCGGGAGATCTTCTCCGAGGGCTTCCTGGGCAGGGAGAGCTCAG GTGTGCCCTCCGCGCTGGAGACCCGGGAAGCCCTGGTCCAGTATGTCACCATGGTGATCTTCAACAGCTCGGCCAAGCACTACGCCGTCAGTGCCGGACAG TTTGACTCCTGTATCTGGATGCCCAACCTGCCGCCCACCATGCAgctgccaccccccacctccaaagGCCAGACAAGGCCAGAGGGGTTTCTAGCTACCCTCCCGCCAGTCAATGTCACGTGTGACATCATCATTGCCCTCTggctgctgagccaggagcctggagACCAG CGGCCCCTGGGCACCTACCCCGACGAGCACTTCACGGAGGAGGCCCCTCGGCGGAGCATCGCCGCCTTCCAGAACCGCCTGGCTCAGATCTCGCGGGAGATCCGGGAGCGGAACCAGGGGCTGGAGCTGCCCTACACTTACCTGGACCCTCCCCTCATCGAGAACAGCGTGTCCATCTAA